The segment TAATTTCCATCTGGGCTTAAGCCACGACACCTTCCAAAAGGTCTCAGGAGCACTTTCTGTTCAAAACTCCACACCTTCCGACTGCCTCACTTTTCCCAGACAAAAATCCAAGCCAGCTCAAGCCTGACCAGGTCAAACTGTTGTTCCTCAGTTATGTTTGGATATCGTTGCTTACCAAGTGTTTCCTGGCTCACTTCCTTCCCCAAAGGCACTGTATGAGCCGTCTGTGTGCTTgtacaggagctgctgctgataTCCTGCAGGAAGAGGCTGGGGCTAGTGAAGATGCTGTGTGCCTGTCCTGTTCTCCAGATGCCAACCTGCCCCACCAATCCTGCTGATCATTACAGAGAGTGTTATCTCTGAGGAATTTAGCAGAGGGGTGCCGTGTGCCGCTTGTTCTGCTGACATGCACCAGCCTGATTTACGCTGCTGCAATTGCCAGGATGTCAGGCAAGCGATGCTGCACAAATCCTGCTCAGCACCAGGCCTCTGCTGAGGCTCCTTCCACACAAGTACTGTAGTGGACATCACCAGCTTAACAGGCAGAAATCCACTCACCGCTTTCCAGATAGCCAATTGCCTTCTGTTTGATTTCTGGAGTCAGCTGTCCTGTTTCTTCCAGGTATCGTGTGATAAAGACATTTGGGGCAAAATGAACCATGTTCTGCTCACCACAGCCACTGGACATCTGGAGAAGCTCACCTATATTGTCCAGTGCTGTTCCCATAATGTCACCTGTAGGACAGAACCACAGCTTTGGGAACCATACACATTCTTGTGTGTAAAATAATTCTGGTCTCACAGATTCTCCAGATAACTTCCTAAGACTGATCTCAGTTCACCTCTGCTAATGTGATGCCTGTAGACTAGGGACAGTGATATGGTAGTTGGCTGTCTTTCCCCTGGCTTGGTGAAACTGTACAACCATCCAGTGCCACTTGTATAGGAGAGATAGGATACTGCTCTGGAAGACAGCACCACACCTTGCTGTACATATTCCCTTTCATTACTTTGTTTGCTAAAGAAGACACAGTGGCACCAGAAGAGATGTGTCCTGcagggaaaaatattatttcccaAGACTTTTCGAAAAACTCACCTAAGAAAGAGATGTGGGCTCTCTCTGACCCAAGGACAATGTTCTCCGGCACAGTGAAAGAGATTGTCTCTGAAGCTGAAGTTCCTGTAAATggcaaaaaaatcagaacaacaGGCATGAGGAAGATGGCAGAGTCACAGGTGTCCACCAGAAGATGGTGTAAACAGGTGTGAGATCACGTCATCACTTGGTGAAATCAGCATTCAAAAGAGAGGATGACACAGAGATGCAGCCACCCATTGATGAGGGTCTGTGATGTGGTTAGACTGTGGATTGATGTTGCCAGGAGCTTTTAGTACTGGGTAGGGCTGAATGGCTTTGCCTACCCATAAAAGTTCCAAAATCCCTGACTTTCTGCTCCCTACACACCTCCAGAGAGTCCTACAGCTGTTCAAGCATCAAACTGCTTCCATCTGATCTCCTTGCACAAGCACAGTCTCAATAAGACAGTATTTGGGGGTCTCTGTACCTACCTTCAGGGCACAGGATTGAGGTGTGGGTCTTTTCCTccagctgcccctctgcctggTAGGGAAAAGGCTGGTCAGCTCAGAAGGGAGAGCAGTAAAAtcagagagcagctgtgcagcaccCCACCTTTGTGCAAAGCACCTTTTCCATCCTTGTGGGCCTTGGCAAAGGGCTGAACACAGACAGCAGAGATATCCATGCCAACAGTGAAGTTGTACTGGGAAGCAGGTTTCTAAGCTGCTGCATGGCCTTTGACCCCATTGCCCTGTCAGTAAGCAGTTCTGACATTTCTGTCCCCTCCAGTGGAGGATCTCCAATCCCATCTACTCTTAGAATTGCTTCTTGACCAGTCCCCCTGAGAAATGTGCCCACCTCCCCAGCTAACTCTTCCTTCCTAGAGCCACCCACCAGACTGTTTTGAGCCCAACCCAGCTCCAACCTTGCCAGAACCCTGCAGTGCAGCCTGACCTTCACCAGCAGGTGTTTAACCACTGTGTCCTTTCCTCCAGACTCTGGCACAACAGCTGTATGCTCCATGCAAACATCTCCCTGCTCCATCAcctcagcagtgacagtgaaATTCACCTTccctaaaaaacaaaacatcaagaGGCCAGTTGGCACCTCTATGCCTATGTTTTAGTTCTCTCAGCCTTGGGCTGCTCACTCATACTTTGCACAGTAGGCCAGTCTCCCTTCCAGCCCCGCTCTGGCTTCCTCAAGCAGCTTTATCAGTGCCTCCCACCCCTAACGCTCCCTTGACCCCTCACCTAATTTTGTAGCCTTCACATcccaggaaaatgtttttgctgAATCAGGGCACAGGCAAAGAGTGAACTTGACATTTTCATGCAGAAATTCAAAATCCCTGGAGTCCATTAGGCTGAGCTGGAGCTAGAGATGAAACAAAAGGGAGTTCGGCttacagagctgctgctgctgtgtttttccaTTTAGGTCTTTGATTCAAATAACAATCAATCCCAGAAGCCAGGGGTGAGTATGATGATGGCCTGTTGCAGTATCTGTGGGACACCAGCAGTGTCCCATGGACATGCAGTCATGTAAGGTTTGGCTTCTGGGGAGGGATAAGCTGGTCAGTGATGGCTCTGTGTGGAACTAAATTGAACAACTTCTCTGGTGTCCTTCACCCAGTGCCTAAACAGCAGACCCTTTGTCTGGGTCTCTATTAGCAAAGCAGTTTCCACACATTCCTCTGCTCCAAACCAGCCTGGAGGGAGCCACTCACCGCCATGCACTGCTTTAGATAGCTGAAGACTTTGACTCTCAGGGGAAATGACTCTCCCCGGAAAACAGAATAGGGCAAAGTGGGTTCCACAAAGAAGGGCTTGAAGCTCCGCAGGCTGGTGGCCTCTGAGattcccagcccctggctgtCCGAGGTGCAGAAGGTCATGGCTCTCCAGTCTGTGATACTGTCGGGTACTGTGacagccagctcagcagcccctgAGTCACTGAGGAGAAAACAGAGTGGAAGAGGTTGTCCTCACCCTGGAAAGGTTTCTCTTGGGAAGACGAATGCAGAAATTCAGACTGTGAAATGGAAGTGCATGTGAAGGCGTGGGCATTCATGGCAAGTAGGACAGGGCTATGGGAAGGATAGCAAATAGGTGGGCAAGGAATGACTTGAGAGGAAAATGCAACCCAAAAATTGCTTCTGAGCAGTGCTGCACCTGAAATTCTTCTTTTGTGTGGGCACAGAGGGCTCACAGGGGTCTGTGTAAACACCCAGTCTGTGCCATGGAATATAGTGTGACACTTCCTATTGGGAAGGTGTGGAGACAATGGAACATGACTCTTCTAAGGTGCATACTGACAAGGTAAAAGGAAACACACAGCTGGAACATGGGAGATTCTGACCTCACATAAGAAAATACCATGAGGGTGgtcaaacacagaaacagagctTGAGGAATCTCCATCCTTGGGGATATAGAGTACTTTGCTACAGCTTGATCTACCGGGACCTGCCTTATGTAGAATGTTGAGCTATGGATCTGTGGAGGCCTCTTACATCCTCTTACATCAAGAGTGTGTGATGTTAAATTCCTAGAAGCATTTGGAAAATCTCAGGCAGAGACAGGAAACCAAAACTTCTCTGTCCTTATCCATTTCTTCATACATCCCTCTTTTACTTTTTGCACTGAAAGCAATAATGGCCTGTCTGCTCCTGCCCATTCCCTCTACTGTGTCTGGTAGAAAGTCTGCAGGCCTGTGGAGCCACAGCCCATGGATTACTCACTTGATGGGAACCAGGGTCCAGATGAATGTCTCTGGGAACCAGGTACGTGCTGGCGCTGAGTCGCTGCCCAGCTCAGTGTGCTCTGCCTCAGCAGCTTCAACAGCAGCATCTGCTTCTAGGTACAAGCTCTCCAAGTCTGCCAGCTCATCAAAAGCTATTGGGAATGCAAGCATTCATTCAAAGGCAGAGCAACTGTGAAACCAGGATAGAGTTCAGTTCTCCATCCCTCCCactcccagcccaaacccccTTGTCCTCTCCAAGATGCCCTCAACTTCATTATTGCCTTCCACAAGACAACCCAGGAGGCCAGGGGGATTCCAATATGTGTGTGCTCCTCCATGAGACATTTGACCTGCTCACAGTTTTGCTCTCATTCCCTGCAGAAAAGCCTAGATACTGCCCAATGCTAATCCTGGTTCATTCTCTGGTTTCCAGAAAGACCTTTCCTAGTCTtacaaacagattttctttcctgagacagATGCCCCATTTCCCTCCTTGACTGTATTATCttcctgctcagcagctgaAGCTTCCAAATAGGTTTGaaccctgcagccacccctcTGTCCCTTCAGTGCATCCTCATGCCAGggcctttcccctctccctgcagtgcACATCTCCTGTGCAACCTCCCACTCGTCTCTGTAAGACATCCCCAGCTCCTAAGAACACTGCACATTCAGCTGCCCGTGTGCAGCCCGTATGTTACCCGTGCTCtccaaagaaacagcaaaaatcgAGATGTACACATGTAGTCGTAGTCAAAAGTGGTCTGGGTGCGGCACTCAATTGGAGATTTGATTTTAAGGCTGGTTAAAAATGTTAGACCTGCATTctggaggaaagaaggggaagaaaagaaggtgTATTTCTGTGCAGGTGTTGTTGTGTCCGAGGGTCTGTCTCTTCCCCCACCTTCCAGCATGTCACAGCTACTCTGTGTTGCAGCTCAGCACACCCCACAAATTTATATCAGGAGAGAAGGCAGAACTGTCCCACTCCCAGGGCCTGGTCCTCATGCCAAAGGATTGTGGGGGTGACCGCTCAAATGTGCATGCCTGTACACAAAGTCATTATCCTGGCACCACAGTTAGCTGCCCACCCTAGCCCAGGCTTTTCTTTATCCTTCACTGCCACTCCTTTCTACtactctttctttctctccttttcctgggTCCCCCTTTTCTCTCAGGTGCTTTGCTTTCCCAATTTTCTCTGACACAGGCTGACAATCATTCTGCTTCCAGTCCCTAGAAAGTCTAAAGGGGACTAATGGGTAATTGGGTTCTAGGAATCTGCCTGATCAATGGGAATTTATCATGCTGGGAGCATAGAGTGTCATTGACCTCTTAGTTCAGAAGCTTGGCAAATTCAGATTGTGAAGTCACCAGCATTTACAGGAAAGACAATCTGTGAAGCTACCCAGTGCTGACCTGGGATACAAAAGGGCTCAGCTCAGATATTTCAGGCTTTCTGGAAATTAGATTTACCTTCAGAAGTTCATAAACATCTGGCTGGGACACTGCATAAGAGTATCTGTTGTACATGAATGGTGACTTCATTCCTGCTGATAGGGCAGTCTGAGAGGCATCAGTGGTTCCTGGGCTCCTGTGGATAGTGCAGTAGTCACTGTAGACatctgtgagggtgctgagctgctcctgggcatAGCTGAACATATCATACACCTGTAGAGAGAGAATGAAAACAGTACAGGTCTGTGTGAGAGGTGGGAAGATTTTCATTTCTATCCAGAGATTTCCTGTGACCTCAGAGGCGGAGCTCAGATCCTGCCTGACACAAAAACCAGCCCCAAGGGTTTTGAATTTTTTGGAGAGCCTCCACAAATTTTGGATGTATAGCACTAGAGAACAACATGAGCCCCTCTGGGGtatggctgcagagctgtggccaCTCCTAGCTTAATAATTGTAACCTGTGAATTCAATGCAAACACTAAGGACACCTTCCCTGCATGGGGGGGGACTTTGGACAGCTTCTTGTCTGACTGAAGACACATCCTGGATCCACCAAGATAGCATCAAGAGACAGTTCAGGTGTCCTTAGACCAAGGTCtaagaggaggaaaggaacCCTGCCAATACACACTTAGAGCCTGCTCTGTGAATGGAAGGACAGTCTGGTTCATGTGAGCTGGAACAAAGATGTGGAGCCTATGCCATGTTTGGCATTCTTTTTAACACGACTCCTTTTTTCAGAGCACTGTCATGAATCGGTTCAGGAGATGGATGTCTCTTGCCTTCTGCTGGCCACTGTGGTAAAGCACTCTAAGTTTAACCAGGATGTGACTTCAGGCTGTAGCTGGGGTTGACAGTGGGTTATTCTAACAGAATAACCCACTTTGTGTAGAAACTGTAAATTTTGGCTGGTTTTGATCTTGGccttcattttttctcattagaCCATGCCTTGTCCCCATTCAAGTACTTGCTGGTATATCCACCACGCCTTGTTAACCAGCAATGGTCAGCACTGAGGTGACTCACACTGTCCTTGGATAGCTCAGCCTCTGGCCTCAGGAGAAGGACACTTTTGTCTACTGCACGGACGCTGCACAGGGAGCCTGGGGCAGCCTGCAAACGGAGACGGACAGTCGATCCTGGGAGAGCCACTGCGTCTGAGAAGTCAAGCTTCACctgaaacagcagaagaaagggGCACTGCAGACACTGAGAAATGAAGTGAAGGGGAAACTGTGGTTGTTGGATTCTGCTGGATACCTACTGCCAGTTTGCAGATCATTAGCCACCCTCCAGCCTACCTGCCCCTCTATATTTTGTGCACTGCTTACATGGTTCCTGAAGCAGCTGGAGACCTTTAGACGGAAGGTGTCAGCTGCCACTTGTCCCTCAGGGAAGGCAATGTAAACAAAGAGGGTAGCCATGGATGAAATGAGGTCAGTGGGCAGAGTGATGTTGAAAGCCGCACTGTACTGACctgaaggaagaaggaaaaattgaaaaagtaTGGCAAGATGCAAGGAAGTCTGCAGTCCAAGGATTACAGCAGCAACGTGCTCTTCCTCTGTAATACTTCAGTAGAGATTCTTGGATAAAAACTATTCTGCCTTGCTTCTGGGAAGGCCATAGCTAGGCCAGGATGGAGGTTTTTACAGCAGTGGCCTTATATCATGACACACCTTGCAACAGCACTTGGAAGAGAAATTACTTCCCACTTGAGCCCAGAAAGACTCCATAAGTTACCTTGGAAGTCTCTGATAATTTCCTGCTCGGTAGATAAACTCTGACAGTTTCATCATTTGatcaacagaaagaaaaaaaaaaggaaattaaaagacagaaaaagcatAGCATATTTCCTATAGTTTTTTTTGTGCCAGCTCTGCGGTTTCCTGTTAGTCTCAgatctcttttctctcctccatCTAGGCTGGAAAGACTTTCTTGTTGGACTGTTGGTAGTTAGATGCTCTTACCTGATGGTGGATCAAGAAGCACTGTTGTTTGGCCATGATGCACAAGGGACCCTCTGGCCATAACCTAAAGGTAATGAACACGACTGAGGGTTGAGAGTGCCTCTGCTCCACATTTCTGGGCCAGCGAAGGGCCCTGTGCTGACACAGACCCGGCGCAGAGCTGACCTCCCTGGCGCTGCCCCGCACTCACCAGGTGGTAGAAGCGCGCCCTGGCAGCCCCGTGGCCCAGCTCTGTGGCGAGAATGTGGTAGTGCACAGTGACCTGCAGCACATCCCcacaggctggcactgcctgccctggctggatCCTCAGGGAGCTGCGGCTGGAGGAGTAGAAGGCCCTCAGCGGGAGCGAGGCGGTGCCGTAGGACACCTTCACATTCCGACCGCTCGCATCCTCCGGCTCGGACGTTGCCTGTGGCACAGAATAAAGTGTCTGAAGACTTCTCAAAGCTCTTCCTGTGCCAAAACCAAGGCTGACTAAGCCCACTGAGAATGTGCTCTGAACTACCCCACGGTAAGGTGTTTACTTCCACCTAGGCCAAGTTCAGTCAGTCCTCTTCTGTGGAGCTTGGCATTGCCGGCTGTACCACACGCTGGGATAACTAGTGCCCAAACAGGACCAGGAGCTGTACACTACTAGGGCTTTGGCTGAAGCCTGAAATTTTGCAATGCTACTGCCACCCTGGGAGCAAGCCCATTTGACTATATAACGTGGCTTATTAGCTCCTGGATCAAACCACTGAACCCTTTGCTTCAATCTGGTGTATGTGGATAAAGTATTAGCATGGATCTGCCTTATAATGTATTTCAGTTCCAGTTATCTGCTTAGCTCCAGACTGGTTTGCAGTGACTGGTTCCTAACCTGTAGTATAACTTTACTGCTGTTGTCCCATGCTGATGTCTCTAAGACGAAGGAGGCCATCCCAGTGTCATCTGTGAAGTAGGCTTTGGTCTGCTTCCTGCTCCCATAGGACACTGTAAGAATCACCTTCTTGTTCTTCAGGTGTGTCCCATTGGCACTTTTGAGTTCCAGCTGTAACAATGCAGAGAACAGTCAGAGAATTAGAGGCCTCAGGACTGAAAATCCACCTCCGCCAGGAGAAGTCCTAGTCCCTCGTTCTCAAAGGGACTCTTAGTGTAAATTTTAACCTCTCCAACCCTTCCCCATTTATGCAGCAGCCATCTCATCTGGCAAAGCCACAGATCCTGCAGTCACCCGTTTGGATAACCTCTTGGTAGACATGtcagaggaggggctgggacagaAGATTGTGCTGGCAGCTTTGGGCAGCTCAGAACAAGGGGACCCCTGGGCACCTCTGTGCCTACCACCTGCTTAGGCCCAGCCGCTGGGCTTTCatgtttcttcccttttcacTCACACGTCCATAGTAGGGAGCTCCTTGCTGATAATAGTAGCTTGTCCCCCAGAACTGGAGAGTTGTGATATCGAAAGTGACCTTGCAGTTTTCAGTGGTGTTGAACTCCACCCCTGGGAAAGACAGGAGGCACATGCAGGTGAGCACCGTGTCTAGGCAGGCATCAAGACTGGATGAACTCAGTTAAGGGCTGGACTATCACTCGTAGGGCATTGTAGTTTCTCCGTGCAACTTCAGGAGTCTTTTAACACACATGCATTCAGCTGCAGTGCCTCCTACATTGTGACGTGACAAAATGACAACAGTCTATCCGGATGTCTCTGTCAGACAGTTCTCAAACACTCTTTCCCACTTTAAGATGGTCCTACTCATAATTGTCCTCTTCcattctccttccctcctcagaGCAGTCACCAGAAGGCAGcattttccttgcctttcccATGTCATTTCCAGGCTGATGTCTTGTCCTGTGTGCCCATCTGAAATCACTGCAGTTGTTTGTTAAGTGAATGTGTGTCACTGTTTCTGGCAAGGGGATGCAAAACATCTTCCTGTAAGGAAGCCTTTGCAAAATCTTGTGAGAGAGGGAACCTAATAAGAAACCTTATCTCCCCATCTGGGATGTGGAGATAGATCTAATGAGGAGCTAATAATAGTACAAAGTCAGGGCCTTGGTTGCTAGTTGCTCTGAATAGCATCTCATTCCAATAGACTGTCCTAAAATATGGTTTAAGAAGAAGAGAATCTGGCCTGGCCCACCTCTGCACATGTTTTAATGTGAtgagaagacaagaaaaagcagctcttACCTATCTCTGTCAAAACAAAATGACTGCCAGAGCAAGCATCTAGATTGGATGAACTCAATTATATTATAGATAGAAACCCAAagacaaatacattttatgAGTGTAAAATAGAAGCCTTTCCACAAAGTGTAGAATCAGTTTTTTCTACCTGTTCCACTTTCTTTCAGAAAAGCCTCAGCCTCCAGGTTGAAATCATAATTATCACCATGCTTCCGGTGGAAAATCTTAGTATTCACTTCAGTGGAAAAGCAGCCATCCTCATTTGTCTGGAAATGTGAAATTGCATTTGTTAACCAGTCATGAAGGCAAAACAGCACTCTGTCTCTGCTCTTGTTCCTCCCCTTTGCAGGAGGGGTGGGTGTCTCACGTGCTCACCTCGCCAGTGTACTCCTTACAAATGCTGCGCCTGGCTTTGGAAGATTTCCGGCCATAGCGGATGTGTTTGCGGCACACCACGGCCCGCACGCTGCCCCGGACTGCCTTCCTGTAGGTGTACCTGGCAAGGGGAGCACAGAGGACTCACACAGAAACATTGGCCCAAGGGTGAGTAATGTCAGCTCCATCCTGTGGTTTGCAGCTatgcagcccagcagcctgCAGTATATTCATCAGCAGGGGAGGCCAAAAAGTACAAATGACCTCTTCAGATTGAGACAGAAGGCAGTGGTGGGTGAGTCCTCTCCAAGTCACCACTAGTCCCACCAGGCAGGGCTAGGGGACACTGTGTTGGCCACAAGCTGTGCCATTATTCCTACAACACTGTCACTAATGAATACAGCAGAGGTGCTGTATTGTAGGGCACATGCTACATTCAGGGAATGCACTGCCACACTTTTAGACTCACAGAGAAAGCAGGGAGAGCAAATATGGAGATAGGTGAGAGTCCAGGAGAATTACTTAGCAAAGGATGCCAGGGTACCAACCCTTGGGGTGGGGGTACAGTTGGCAGAGACCATTTTGAGCTCAGTTATTGATGGCTGTGCATTTTTCAAACCAGTAAAAATGCACCTTCTGCACAATAAGTCAGCTCACATGCCACAGACGTGGAGAGGGAAGCTTTCCTCTAGGATGGTGACCACCTGAGGCATCTGGATGGACACACTGAACTTGGGCAGCACTGTGTGAAAGCAAGAGAAATATAATGCAGTGAGAATAGAAAGACTTAATTTGCTCCAATCCTTCCTAAGTGGTTgtctacagaagaaaaaaatctctcctttCATTCCCTGACCACCAGCACAGGGCCTGGTAGAAATACACCCACAGCCCAGCTAGAAGAATGGGATGGGAATAGGCAGCTTGAGTCTCCtccccagagcacagctgtgGGACACTGCCTCAGTCCCATCCTCAGGACGTGGGGGAGGACAAGGCCAGTGGGCCTGGGTGAAGGTCAGTGGTTACACCTATGGGCAGGCAGCTGCACTTCCCAGGAGACAGCACAACCAGCACAGCTGTTCACAGCTGCATGGCCCATCCAGCTCAGTGTGCCTGGGGGGCTGGAGGCTGTCAATACACCTTtctctgctgccaccagctcccTGAGGCTCTTACCATACTCCTCTACCCTGAAGGTGCGTGTGAGGTCGGGCACTTTGATGGTGTACTCTCCAAGCGGTGCCTCTGCGGCCAGCGGGAAGGACAGATCCACAATGCCTCCCACAGGGGAAACATCCAGCCACTGTGCAATTCGGTTCCCTTTGGGGTCCTGCACAGATACAGTAGAGAGCAGTTATTTTCCAGAGCAAAAGGACTTTTGCAGGATGTCCAAGATACCTCGGTGTGCTGTGACCACATATTCTCTTGTCCTGAGAGCCCAGGTCTACAGCACAGCTACAGTGCTCAGGGGAGTCCAAGCTCAAAGAGGAAAGGACTTTTCTCCCTGTCTCATTGAGAAAGTAAATCTATCATATCATTGCTccctggtggcactgccatCTCTGACTGCTGCAAAACTCTTAtttcctgcctgcctgtctCACTAATGGAAAGAAGTGGTCCTTCTTAGAGATCTCTGTGGTCacctgagctggcacagcccacaAGGTCACTGTGGAGACATTCTGCCCAAGGCATGAGCTACTGGGGAGTGGTTTCTAGGGAGAGACGTCTTGAATCCCcaggaaagaaaggggaaatgAGTCCAGGACTCCCTGCAGCAGAACTGTTGAGGCCCACTCATGAAGGACAGTGTTCTCCTCTGCTGGTCCTGGGAGGGCAGGATGGAGAACCCTGGGTACAgccaccctgcccagccagtAGGAGCTTTGTGATGAGTTGATGGGTACTTCACGTGGAACAAGCGGGCACTGCTGTTGGAAAAGGTGAAGCTGGATCAGAGTGCTATGTTTGCACAAACTGGCATAAAGTATTGCATAGATGTGTCAGAAACCATGCGTTTATGTCATGATTCCTTGCTGGGGATGACGTACATTAACTACAGCCCATTCCTTGCTGGGACTCTGACCTCTCTGCATGGGTGTTACAAACCCCACCACCACTATCAGGAGTCTTTCCTCAGCACAGTGATTACACTG is part of the Prinia subflava isolate CZ2003 ecotype Zambia chromosome 3, Cam_Psub_1.2, whole genome shotgun sequence genome and harbors:
- the LOC134549006 gene encoding alpha-2-macroglobulin-like protein 1 isoform X1 — protein: MWRIIFLWGCILLLPSTAGMPAMLNYAVAIPSQLYYPFSETVCLQLSREKADLIHVSVTLQSRAGNETLIAQSISQLPFFHCTSFQVPPPVGSPDEVAFVVITVMENNSEFQKKQKVLIKHADKKTFIQTDKPVYKPGQIVKLRIVTLDKNFIASSETQRLVELKDPKGNRIAQWLDVSPVGGIVDLSFPLAAEAPLGEYTIKVPDLTRTFRVEEYVLPKFSVSIQMPQVVTILEESFPLHVCGMYTYRKAVRGSVRAVVCRKHIRYGRKSSKARRSICKEYTGETNEDGCFSTEVNTKIFHRKHGDNYDFNLEAEAFLKESGTGVEFNTTENCKVTFDITTLQFWGTSYYYQQGAPYYGRLELKSANGTHLKNKKVILTVSYGSRKQTKAYFTDDTGMASFVLETSAWDNSSKVILQATSEPEDASGRNVKVSYGTASLPLRAFYSSSRSSLRIQPGQAVPACGDVLQVTVHYHILATELGHGAARARFYHLVMARGSLVHHGQTTVLLDPPSGQYSAAFNITLPTDLISSMATLFVYIAFPEGQVAADTFRLKVSSCFRNHVKLDFSDAVALPGSTVRLRLQAAPGSLCSVRAVDKSVLLLRPEAELSKDSVYDMFSYAQEQLSTLTDVYSDYCTIHRSPGTTDASQTALSAGMKSPFMYNRYSYAVSQPDVYELLKNAGLTFLTSLKIKSPIECRTQTTFDYDYMSFDELADLESLYLEADAAVEAAEAEHTELGSDSAPARTWFPETFIWTLVPINDSGAAELAVTVPDSITDWRAMTFCTSDSQGLGISEATSLRSFKPFFVEPTLPYSVFRGESFPLRVKVFSYLKQCMALQLSLMDSRDFEFLHENVKFTLCLCPDSAKTFSWDVKATKLGKVNFTVTAEVMEQGDVCMEHTAVVPESGGKDTVVKHLLVKAEGQLEEKTHTSILCPEGTSASETISFTVPENIVLGSERAHISFLGDIMGTALDNIGELLQMSSGCGEQNMVHFAPNVFITRYLEETGQLTPEIKQKAIGYLESGYQQQLLYKHTDGSYSAFGEGSEPGNTWLTALVLKTFSQAQDFIHIDEQNIKDAASALIKSQTPSGCFKSVGKLFNNGLMGAVEEGLGLSSVIVVALIRSGMPHSDPVVEKALKCIRGLVNADTGSPNLYSLALAANAFAVAGDKALRQKILKRLDKAAIISGDQIFWTQQSKQEEDSLSWYRAPSVDVELTSSILMAHLTKSSLSSDEIKKASQIVSWLTKQQNPYGGFASTQDTVAALEALALYATNIFSKDSPDLQVSLTSKGFSQNFQVDKSNRLLLQTVELPAIPQDYTLRVQGHGCLFLQAILRYHIPPLRSEATFAVSVQTECAVPDATRFPVTIRARTGIGCDIP
- the LOC134549006 gene encoding alpha-2-macroglobulin-like protein 1 isoform X2; this translates as MWRIIFLWGCILLLPSTAGMPAMLNYAVAIPSQLYYPFSETVCLQLSREKADLIHVSVTLQSRAGNETLIAQSISQLPFFHCTSFQVPPPVGSPDEVAFVVITVMENNSEFQKKQKVLIKHADKKTFIQTDKPVYKPGQIVKLRIVTLDKNFIASSETQRLVELKDPKGNRIAQWLDVSPVGGIVDLSFPLAAEAPLGEYTIKVPDLTRTFRVEEYVLPKFSVSIQMPQVVTILEESFPLHVCGMYTYRKAVRGSVRAVVCRKHIRYGRKSSKARRSICKEYTGETNEDGCFSTEVNTKIFHRKHGDNYDFNLEAEAFLKESGTGVEFNTTENCKVTFDITTLQFWGTSYYYQQGAPYYGRLELKSANGTHLKNKKVILTVSYGSRKQTKAYFTDDTGMASFVLETSAWDNSSKVILQATSEPEDASGRNVKVSYGTASLPLRAFYSSSRSSLRIQPGQAVPACGDVLQVTVHYHILATELGHGAARARFYHLVMARGSLVHHGQTTVLLDPPSGQYSAAFNITLPTDLISSMATLFVYIAFPEGQVAADTFRLKVSSCFRNHVKLDFSDAVALPGSTVRLRLQAAPGSLCSVRAVDKSVLLLRPEAELSKDSVYDMFSYAQEQLSTLTDVYSDYCTIHRSPGTTDASQTALSAGMKSPFMYNRYSYAVSQPDVYELLKNAGLTFLTSLKIKSPIECRTQTTFDYDYMSFDELADLESLYLEADAAVEAAEAEHTELGSDSAPARTWFPETFIWTLVPINDSGAAELAVTVPDSITDWRAMTFCTSDSQGLGISEATSLRSFKPFFVEPTLPYSVFRGESFPLRVKVFSYLKQCMALQLSLMDSRDFEFLHENVKFTLCLCPDSAKTFSWDVKATKLGKVNFTVTAEVMEQGDVCMEHTAVVPESGGKDTVVKHLLVKAEGQLEEKTHTSILCPEGTSASETISFTVPENIVLGSERAHISFLGDIMGTALDNIGELLQMSSGCGEQNMVHFAPNVFITRYLEETGQLTPEIKQKAIGYLESGYQQQLLYKHTDGSYSAFGEGSEPGNTWLTALVLKTFSQAQDFIHIDEQNIKDAASALIKSQTPSGCFKSVGKLFNNGLMGAVEEGLGLSSVIVVALIRSGMPHSDPVVEKALKCIRGLVNADTGSPNLYSLALAANAFAVAGDKALRQKILKRLDKAAIISGDQIFWTQQSKQEEDSLSWYRAPSVDVELTSSILMAHLTKSSLSSDEIKKASQIVSWLTKQQNPYGGFASTQDTVAALEALALYATNIFSKDSPDLQVSLTSKGFSQNFQVDKSNRLLLQTVELPAIPQDYTLRVQGHGCLFLQAILRYHIPPLRSEATFAVSVQTECAVPDATRFPVTIRARYTGNRVSTNMVLIQVELLSGYSPVAGSLEELKKMPLVKKVESKADQIVLYLEELTRQPQTYTFLVEQHMQVKDHKPANIKIYDYYMPEETAVMSYSVPCQ